The window GGTCTGTGCTAATTCTGGCTGTTGTAAAAGTAGCTGTTTAGCAATATCGCCAACATACTCGATAAGATCATGATCACGTTCAATGTCAGCAATCCGAAACTGCAGCTGGCCAGTTTGACGGCTGCCTAACACTTCGCCTGGGCCGCGCAACTTTAAGTCGGTTTCAGCAATCTTAAAGCCGTCATTGGTTTCGCGCATAATGTTTAGGCGGCTTTTGGCCTGCTGAGATAGCGGTGGTTGAAATAATAATACGCAGTAACTCTCACTGCTGCCGCGCCCGACGCGTCCGCGCAACTGATGCAGCTGCGCTAACCCGAGTCGCTCGGGGTTTTCAATAATCATTAACGAGGCATTAGGTACATTGACGCCGACTTCAATTACCGTGGTAGCCACCAGTAAGTCTATCTCGCCGCGGCTAAATGCCTGCATGATTTCGCTTTTCTCCTTGGCCTTTAGCCGTCCATGCACTAGGCCAATGCGTCGATGGGGCAGTGAGGTTTGCAGTATCTTGGCGCTGGCTTCTGCGGCCTGACAATTAAGCTGCTCGGACTCTTCA of the Pseudomonadales bacterium genome contains:
- a CDS encoding ATP-dependent DNA helicase RecG, whose translation is AEQHMQSFSEWLQPLGIRCACLSGKSGVKHRRSVLTDLASGELQLLIGTHAIFQDHVEFHQLGLAIIDEQHRFGVHQRLALKDKSVGFTPHQLIMTATPIPRTLAMTAYADLDLSLIDELPPGRKPVTTIALEQRRRNEVIARIDAACSQGTQAYWVCTLIEESEQLNCQAAEASAKILQTSLPHRRIGLVHGRLKAKEKSEIMQAFSRGEIDLLVATTVIEVGVNVPNASLMIIENPERLGLAQLHQLRGRVGRGSSESYCVLLFQPPLSQQAKSRLNIMRETNDGFKIAETDLKLRGPGEVLGSRQTGQLQFRIADIERDHDLIEYVGDIAKQLLLQQPELAQTLVKRWIYQADYFSQG